Proteins found in one Oreochromis niloticus isolate F11D_XX linkage group LG22, O_niloticus_UMD_NMBU, whole genome shotgun sequence genomic segment:
- the btd gene encoding biotinidase isoform X2 yields MPRVKETGRKMLFIIAVVSVYLASVISTADSSYVAAVYEHKVILNPDPRTPMSRHEALQHMQKNLDIYEEQAARAAQQGAQILVFPEDGIHGFNFTRSSIAAYLETIPNPQEESWNPCTEPERHNNTEVLQRLSCMARRNNLYLVANMPDLQPCPLKTSPTSTCPPDGRWQFNTNVAFRSDGLLIARYHKQNLFFEQSFDTPPEVEVITFDTPFAGKFGLFICFDILFHDPAVVLVEMGVRQLIFPTAWMNTLPLLDSVQFHSAFSLGANVTLLAANIRNDQRIMKGSGIYTPFSATYHHAWKGDPEEGRLLVARVPVLEPLEVKQSAPIEVEAGGGEFASSVATDSGHCHQDSCDDHSPDSVHPSHPTFISFMFHDPFTFVLLNATKGDVKVCNGTFCCHLQYRWLLQDHKELYALGAFAGLHTVDGRYALQVCAVVRCAGLDQSSCGQEVEEAESKMDFLLEGNFDTKYVYPSILTSRMFLEQPESLEKAADMRVTMKHSNMKVGLVTASLYGRMYHLDNE; encoded by the exons ATGCCTCGTGTGAAGGAAACTGGAAGAAAGATGTTGTTCATCATAGctgttgtcagtgtttatttggCATCTGTTATCTCCACTGCAGACTCATCGTATGTTGCCGCTGTGTACGAGCACAAAGTAATTCTGAACCCGGACCCCCGCACACCCATGTCCCGCCACGAAGCTCTGCAGCACATGCAGAAAAACCTGGATATCTACGAGGAGCAGGCAGCCCGGGCAGCCCAGCAG GGTGCCCAGATCCTGGTGTTTCCAGAAGATGGTATTCATGGATTTAACTTCACTCGGTCATCTATCGCTGCCTACCTGGAAACCATTCCCAACCCTCAGGAGGAGAGCTGGAATCCGTGCACGGAGCCAGAAAGACACAACAACACTGAG GTTCTCCAGAGATTGAGCTGCATGGCTCGTCGTAACAACCTCTACCTGGTGGCCAACATGCCCGACCTGCAACCCTGTCCCCTGAAGACCAGCCCCACCTCCACCTGTCCTCCTGATGGGCGCTGGCAGTTCAACACAAATGTGGCTTTCAG GTCAGACGGCCTCCTGATTGCACGCTAccacaaacaaaaccttttctTTGAGCAATCCTTTGACACACCTCCAGAAGTTGAAGTCATAACATTCGATACACCTTTTGCTGGGAAGTTTGGCCTCTTCATCTGCTTTGACATCCTCTTTCATGATCCTGCAGTGGTGCTGGTGGAGATG GGTGTGCGTCAGTTgatctttccaacagcatggaTGAATACGCTCCCCCTGCtggattcagttcagtttcacaGTGCATTCAGTCTGGGTGCCAATGTCACTCTACTAGCTGCCAACATTCGGAATGATCAACGCATTATGAAAGGAAGCGGCATCTATACCCCTTTTTCTGCCACCTACCACCATGCCTGGAAAGGAGACCCAGAGGAGGGCAGGCTGCTGGTGGCCAGAGTGCCAGTTTTGGAGCCACTTGAGGTAAAACAAAGTGCACCCATAGAGGTGGAGGCTGGTGGTGGTGAGTTTGCATCATCAGTGGCTACAGACTCTGGACACTGCCATCAAGACAGCTGTGATGATCACTCTCCTGATTCGGTCCATCCCTCTCACCCCACCTTCATCTCCTTCATGTTCCACGACCCGTTTACATTTGTCCTCTTAAACGCGACAAAAGGCGACGTTAAAGTGTGCAACGGCACTTTCTGCTGCCACCTGCAGTACAGGTGGTTACTGCAAGACCATAAAGAGCTCTATGCTCTCGGCGCATTTGCAGGACTGCACACCGTTGATGGACGTTATGCACTGCAG GTTTGTGCGGTAGTCCGTTGTGCAGGGTTGGATCAGAGCTCTTGTGGACAGGAAGTGGAAGAAGCAGAGTCTAAaatggacttcctgttggagggGAACTTTGACACCAAATACGTGTACCCATCCATTCTGACAAGCCGAATGTTCCTGGAGCAGCCAGAGAGTCTGGAGAAAGCTGCAGACATGAGAGTGAccatgaaacattcaaacatgaaGGTTGGCCTGGTCACCGCCAGCCTGTATGGACGAATGTACCACCTGGACAATGAATAA
- the btd gene encoding biotinidase isoform X3 has product MPRVKETGRKMLFIIAVVSVYLASVISTADSSYVAAVYEHKVILNPDPRTPMSRHEALQHMQKNLDIYEEQAARAAQQGAQILVFPEDGIHGFNFTRSSIAAYLETIPNPQEESWNPCTEPERHNNTEVLQRLSCMARRNNLYLVANMPDLQPCPLKTSPTSTCPPDGRWQFNTNVAFRSDGLLIARYHKQNLFFEQSFDTPPEVEVITFDTPFAGKFGLFICFDILFHDPAVVLVEMGVRQLIFPTAWMNTLPLLDSVQFHSAFSLGANVTLLAANIRNDQRIMKGSGIYTPFSATYHHAWKGDPEEGRLLVARVPVLEPLEVKQSAPIEVEAGGGEFASSVATDSGHCHQDSCDDHSPDSVHPSHPTFISFMFHDPFTFVLLNATKGDVKVCNGTFCCHLQYRWLLQDHKELYALGAFAGLHTVDGRYALQVCAVVRCAGLDQSSCGQEVEEAESKMDFLLEGNFDTKYVYPSILTSRMFLEQPESLEKAADMRVTMKHSNMKSGLVTACLYGRMYHLDNE; this is encoded by the exons ATGCCTCGTGTGAAGGAAACTGGAAGAAAGATGTTGTTCATCATAGctgttgtcagtgtttatttggCATCTGTTATCTCCACTGCAGACTCATCGTATGTTGCCGCTGTGTACGAGCACAAAGTAATTCTGAACCCGGACCCCCGCACACCCATGTCCCGCCACGAAGCTCTGCAGCACATGCAGAAAAACCTGGATATCTACGAGGAGCAGGCAGCCCGGGCAGCCCAGCAG GGTGCCCAGATCCTGGTGTTTCCAGAAGATGGTATTCATGGATTTAACTTCACTCGGTCATCTATCGCTGCCTACCTGGAAACCATTCCCAACCCTCAGGAGGAGAGCTGGAATCCGTGCACGGAGCCAGAAAGACACAACAACACTGAG GTTCTCCAGAGATTGAGCTGCATGGCTCGTCGTAACAACCTCTACCTGGTGGCCAACATGCCCGACCTGCAACCCTGTCCCCTGAAGACCAGCCCCACCTCCACCTGTCCTCCTGATGGGCGCTGGCAGTTCAACACAAATGTGGCTTTCAG GTCAGACGGCCTCCTGATTGCACGCTAccacaaacaaaaccttttctTTGAGCAATCCTTTGACACACCTCCAGAAGTTGAAGTCATAACATTCGATACACCTTTTGCTGGGAAGTTTGGCCTCTTCATCTGCTTTGACATCCTCTTTCATGATCCTGCAGTGGTGCTGGTGGAGATG GGTGTGCGTCAGTTgatctttccaacagcatggaTGAATACGCTCCCCCTGCtggattcagttcagtttcacaGTGCATTCAGTCTGGGTGCCAATGTCACTCTACTAGCTGCCAACATTCGGAATGATCAACGCATTATGAAAGGAAGCGGCATCTATACCCCTTTTTCTGCCACCTACCACCATGCCTGGAAAGGAGACCCAGAGGAGGGCAGGCTGCTGGTGGCCAGAGTGCCAGTTTTGGAGCCACTTGAGGTAAAACAAAGTGCACCCATAGAGGTGGAGGCTGGTGGTGGTGAGTTTGCATCATCAGTGGCTACAGACTCTGGACACTGCCATCAAGACAGCTGTGATGATCACTCTCCTGATTCGGTCCATCCCTCTCACCCCACCTTCATCTCCTTCATGTTCCACGACCCGTTTACATTTGTCCTCTTAAACGCGACAAAAGGCGACGTTAAAGTGTGCAACGGCACTTTCTGCTGCCACCTGCAGTACAGGTGGTTACTGCAAGACCATAAAGAGCTCTATGCTCTCGGCGCATTTGCAGGACTGCACACCGTTGATGGACGTTATGCACTGCAG GTTTGTGCGGTAGTCCGTTGTGCAGGGTTGGATCAGAGCTCTTGTGGACAGGAAGTGGAAGAAGCAGAGTCTAAaatggacttcctgttggagggGAACTTTGACACCAAATACGTGTACCCATCCATTCTGACAAGCCGAATGTTCCTGGAGCAGCCAGAGAGTCTGGAGAAAGCTGCAGACATGAGAGTGAccatgaaac
- the dmac1 gene encoding distal membrane-arm assembly complex protein 1 codes for MSTGPEPPTGGANAPVSKPSQMFKSCWSCRLISGGGLILSGAYVFHAARKVMRQGGPTSMGTVAQITFAASLAAWGLVVITDPVGKAQRKT; via the exons ATGTCAACAGGGCCAGAGCCGCCAACAGGAGGAGCAAATGCCCCCGTGTCCAAACCCAGCCAGATGTTTaagagctgctggagctgcaGGCTTATCTCCGGAGGTGGGCTGATCCTGTCTGGAGCTTATGTGTTTCACGCAGCGCGGAAGGTGATGCGGCAGGGAGGACCCACCTCTATGGGGACAGTGGCACAGATCACTTTCGCTGCAA GTTTGGCTGCCTGGGGGTTAGTTGTCATCACGGATCCTGTAGGAAAAGCGCAGAGGAAGACTTGA